From a single Lewinella sp. LCG006 genomic region:
- a CDS encoding transglycosylase domain-containing protein produces the protein MRKLIDQWLNDHDNPRHKTMVTWMWRLLFGGLAAFALLFIGLSFSNLPSVAELENPKTNLASQVFAENGEILGKYYTENRVPVEYEELPEHLVQALIATEDIRYYEHSGIDFYGLARAIAFMGSRGGASTITQQLAKLLFTGVAARSLSERLLQKLKEWIIAVRLERKYTKEEIIALYLNRYDFINNAKGIRAAAEIYFSKSPDKLSIPESAMLVGMLKNASLFNPRRFEERTRQRREVVLSQMEKAGFLSREKYEEYRQLPLGLKASSQTHIDGLAPYFRMVLAENIKEILSRPEYLKSDGTAYDIYRDGLNIYTTINPTVQRLAEEAMEKHMAKLQGTFFKHWSNKDPWDYKYGTETEVPIERRQANLTKDLRASDRYQNLRKIYLDEITRLLSDETDLSFSSDDREVERIIEESKNPGVIKDLVSNDMISSSLANKYRRVMRSKKFDQLKAQWAKLQAAVDKEFNTPTEMRVFAYYNDEMSTDTTMTPLDSVKYHKMILQTGMMSVEPQTGYVRSWIGGVNFQWFQYDHANKHTRRQVGSTFKPFVYATAIDLQGISPCQQYMDVPVTIKPGDGRFYLQKPWTPKNSDGKYTNELLTLKDGLRLSKNTISVTLMRELGSPEPVRDKAALMGVPKEIIPQTPSICLGAVDLSVQEMVGAYTTFANNGIYNEPTYLLRIEDRFGRLIYQGAPTEKQAIRPEANFAMLEMLQYASGFRGKIKGQFGGKTGTTNEHADGWFMGVTPNLVVGCWVGGDDRWISFRNLALGQGAYMAKPMVISFIESLQQEESLRWDLNKTFYRPPGNLGIELNCDTYLNPNTPLEDSEFDEGGGFDINNEPDFGDE, from the coding sequence ATGCGCAAACTGATTGATCAATGGTTGAATGACCATGATAATCCTCGCCACAAAACCATGGTGACTTGGATGTGGCGGCTATTGTTCGGGGGATTGGCTGCCTTCGCACTGCTATTTATCGGACTGTCCTTCAGCAACTTACCCTCCGTAGCTGAATTAGAAAACCCTAAAACCAACCTGGCTTCGCAAGTTTTTGCTGAAAACGGTGAAATTTTAGGTAAGTACTACACCGAGAACCGGGTGCCAGTGGAATACGAAGAACTGCCTGAACACTTGGTGCAGGCTTTAATTGCGACCGAAGATATTCGCTATTATGAACATTCTGGTATTGACTTTTACGGATTGGCTCGGGCGATTGCCTTTATGGGTAGCAGAGGGGGCGCCAGTACCATTACCCAACAGTTGGCAAAGTTGCTGTTCACTGGGGTGGCAGCTCGCAGTTTGTCGGAACGCCTTTTGCAAAAGCTCAAGGAATGGATCATTGCGGTGCGCCTGGAACGCAAGTATACCAAGGAGGAAATCATTGCCCTCTACCTCAACCGATACGATTTTATCAACAACGCCAAGGGAATTCGCGCAGCAGCGGAGATTTATTTCAGTAAATCCCCCGATAAGCTCTCCATTCCGGAAAGTGCGATGCTGGTAGGGATGCTCAAAAATGCGTCCTTGTTCAACCCTCGTCGTTTTGAGGAACGCACCAGACAACGGCGCGAGGTCGTTTTGAGCCAAATGGAAAAAGCAGGCTTCCTTAGTCGTGAAAAATACGAAGAGTATCGCCAGCTTCCTCTTGGTCTAAAAGCTTCCAGCCAGACCCACATTGACGGTCTTGCCCCCTACTTCCGGATGGTGTTGGCAGAAAACATCAAGGAAATTCTCAGCCGTCCGGAATACCTCAAATCCGACGGTACTGCTTACGATATTTACCGCGATGGCTTGAACATCTACACTACGATCAATCCTACGGTACAACGCCTGGCGGAAGAAGCCATGGAAAAGCACATGGCCAAGTTGCAAGGCACCTTCTTCAAGCACTGGAGCAACAAAGACCCCTGGGATTACAAATATGGTACAGAAACCGAAGTACCTATTGAACGCCGCCAGGCCAACCTGACCAAAGACCTCCGTGCTTCTGATCGCTACCAAAATTTACGCAAAATCTACCTCGATGAGATCACCAGATTGCTGTCAGATGAGACCGACCTTAGCTTCAGCAGTGACGACCGGGAGGTAGAACGCATTATAGAAGAAAGCAAGAACCCTGGTGTGATCAAGGATTTGGTCAGTAATGACATGATCAGCTCCAGCCTCGCCAATAAATACCGCCGGGTAATGCGCAGCAAAAAGTTTGACCAACTGAAAGCACAGTGGGCCAAACTGCAAGCCGCCGTAGACAAGGAATTCAATACGCCTACAGAAATGCGCGTCTTTGCCTACTACAATGACGAAATGTCCACCGATACGACCATGACGCCACTGGATTCGGTTAAGTACCACAAGATGATCCTCCAAACAGGGATGATGTCCGTGGAACCGCAAACAGGTTACGTTCGTTCGTGGATTGGTGGGGTAAATTTCCAGTGGTTCCAGTACGATCATGCCAACAAGCATACTCGTCGCCAGGTAGGATCGACGTTCAAGCCCTTTGTTTACGCTACCGCGATCGATCTGCAAGGTATCTCGCCCTGTCAGCAATACATGGATGTACCGGTGACCATCAAACCTGGCGACGGACGTTTTTACCTCCAAAAGCCCTGGACGCCCAAGAATTCTGATGGAAAATATACCAATGAACTATTGACCCTGAAGGATGGTTTACGGCTATCGAAAAACACCATCTCCGTCACGCTGATGAGGGAACTGGGCAGCCCTGAACCCGTACGCGACAAAGCTGCGCTGATGGGAGTCCCTAAAGAGATCATCCCACAGACCCCCTCCATTTGTCTGGGTGCAGTAGATTTATCGGTACAGGAAATGGTGGGTGCATATACCACTTTTGCGAACAACGGCATCTACAACGAGCCCACCTATTTGCTAAGAATTGAAGACCGCTTTGGCCGTCTGATTTACCAGGGAGCACCCACGGAAAAGCAAGCCATTCGCCCCGAAGCCAACTTCGCGATGTTAGAAATGCTGCAGTATGCATCTGGCTTCCGCGGTAAAATCAAAGGGCAATTTGGAGGTAAAACAGGAACGACCAACGAACACGCTGATGGCTGGTTTATGGGAGTGACTCCCAACTTGGTCGTAGGCTGCTGGGTAGGTGGAGACGACCGCTGGATCAGCTTTAGAAACCTGGCCCTGGGACAGGGTGCCTACATGGCCAAACCCATGGTGATTAGTTTTATTGAATCCCTACAACAGGAAGAAAGCCTCCGTTGGGATCTTAACAAAACGTTCTACCGTCCTCCGGGTAACCTGGGCATCGAACTGAACTGCGATACCTATTTGAACCCCAATACGCCCCTTGAGGACAGTGAATTTGATGAAGGAGGCGGTTTTGATATTAATAATGAACCGGATTTTGGTGATGAATAA
- a CDS encoding ABC transporter ATP-binding protein: MSQSKKKTESPKDQPQSWREQLGALRHLPPFFKMIWQTSPSLAIGNAVLRLLKSVLPLAMLYIGKEIVDEVIFLMDAQAASQQYLWTLVAAELVLAILSDLLSRGISLLDGLLGDLFANSTSVQLIRHAAELDLYQFEDPDFYDKLERARRQTTGRTILMSQVLSQAQDLITIISLGAGLVAFNPWLILLLILAVIPAFVGENYFNQRSYSLTRSWTPERRELDYLRYIGASDTTAKEIKIFGLSDFLAKRFEDLSWNYYRANRKLSINRASWGFLLAALGTLAYYGAYVFILLQTVGGLITVGTLTFLSGAFNRMQSQLQGMMSRFSNIAGQALYLQDLFDFLAIRPLIRNKEQSLPFPEKVQDGFRFENVSFQYPGVEQYAIRNLSFHLRAGEKLALVGENGAGKTTLVKLLARLYEPTEGRILLDGVDLRDYDLTSLRANVGVIFQDFFRYQLKVRENIAVGRISQEEEIEIIEDAAEKSLADTVIKDLAGGYEQMLGKRFKDGVELSGGQWQKIALARAYMRDAQLLILDEPTSALDARAEHEVFLRFSELIKDRSAVLISHRFSTVRMADRILFLEHGTLLEIGTHEELIAQDGKYAELFRLQALGYQ, translated from the coding sequence ATGTCGCAGTCAAAGAAAAAAACCGAAAGCCCTAAAGATCAGCCCCAGTCGTGGCGCGAGCAGCTAGGGGCTTTACGCCACCTCCCCCCCTTTTTCAAGATGATCTGGCAGACGAGTCCTTCCCTCGCTATCGGGAATGCCGTTTTACGCCTGCTCAAGTCGGTCTTGCCGCTGGCGATGTTGTATATCGGTAAGGAGATCGTTGATGAGGTAATCTTTTTGATGGATGCCCAGGCCGCTTCCCAACAATACCTCTGGACACTGGTCGCAGCGGAGTTGGTGCTGGCCATTTTGTCTGATCTTCTCTCCCGAGGCATCAGCTTGCTGGATGGTTTGCTGGGCGATTTGTTTGCCAATTCCACCAGTGTTCAATTGATTCGCCATGCGGCGGAGCTGGATTTGTACCAATTTGAAGACCCCGATTTTTACGATAAACTGGAAAGAGCGCGTCGGCAAACCACTGGGCGTACCATATTGATGTCGCAAGTGTTATCACAAGCCCAGGATTTGATCACCATCATCTCGCTGGGAGCGGGCTTGGTGGCCTTCAACCCTTGGTTGATCCTCCTGCTTATTCTTGCGGTTATTCCTGCCTTTGTAGGCGAAAATTATTTCAACCAACGCAGCTATTCTCTCACCCGCAGCTGGACACCCGAGCGTCGGGAACTGGACTACCTACGCTACATCGGGGCCAGTGACACCACCGCCAAGGAGATCAAAATCTTTGGGCTGTCCGACTTCCTGGCGAAGCGTTTTGAAGACCTTTCCTGGAATTACTACCGCGCCAACCGTAAGCTCAGCATCAATCGAGCCAGCTGGGGCTTTTTACTGGCTGCCTTAGGAACACTGGCCTACTACGGTGCCTACGTCTTCATCCTTCTCCAAACGGTGGGTGGCCTCATCACCGTAGGTACGCTGACCTTCTTGTCGGGTGCCTTCAACCGGATGCAGAGCCAGCTGCAGGGCATGATGAGCCGCTTTTCCAACATCGCTGGACAGGCACTTTACCTACAGGATCTCTTTGACTTTTTGGCCATTCGTCCTTTAATTCGCAACAAAGAACAGTCACTGCCTTTTCCCGAAAAGGTGCAAGATGGTTTTCGTTTCGAAAACGTCAGTTTTCAGTATCCCGGTGTGGAGCAGTATGCTATCCGCAACCTCTCTTTTCACCTGCGCGCAGGGGAGAAGCTGGCACTGGTAGGCGAAAATGGCGCGGGAAAAACGACATTGGTGAAACTCCTGGCGCGTCTCTACGAACCCACCGAAGGCCGCATCCTCCTCGATGGCGTCGATTTGCGTGATTACGATTTGACCAGCCTGCGGGCCAATGTGGGCGTCATCTTTCAGGACTTTTTTCGCTACCAGCTCAAAGTCCGCGAGAACATCGCCGTCGGCCGCATCAGTCAGGAAGAAGAGATCGAGATCATCGAAGACGCCGCCGAAAAGAGCCTCGCCGATACCGTTATCAAAGACCTTGCCGGTGGTTACGAACAAATGCTGGGCAAACGCTTCAAAGACGGTGTAGAACTCTCCGGCGGCCAATGGCAAAAGATCGCTCTGGCCCGTGCTTACATGCGCGACGCCCAGCTCCTGATCCTGGACGAACCCACCTCAGCCCTCGATGCCCGCGCCGAGCATGAGGTCTTCCTCCGCTTCAGCGAGCTGATCAAAGACCGCTCGGCCGTACTCATCTCGCACCGCTTCTCCACCGTCCGCATGGCCGACCGCATCCTCTTCCTCGAGCACGGCACCCTCCTCGAAATCGGCACCCACGAGGAGCTGATCGCACAGGATGGCAAGTATGCGGAGTTGTTTAGGTTACAGGCTTTGGGGTATCAGTAA
- a CDS encoding formylglycine-generating enzyme family protein, producing MNHSILLISCICWLGIGGNLAKIQAAEAGQDAVAIGPEDFVLVEGGTFTMGCKAGRDRDCDDNEVAHEVTLSDFYIGKYEVTQAQWRQVMGSDPPKLYHTGCDQCPVESVSWDDIQEFLQKLNTQTGEHYRLPTDAEWEFAARGGNQSQGYCYSGSHDVLEVGWCRKNRERGSTPGLDSTTHPVGLKKGNELGIYDMSGNVEEWCADWYSKYLNLAEENPRGPESGSFRVKRGGSWYNEPAELRCANRSVLGPEIKGSNIGFRLVWAGKETAD from the coding sequence ATGAATCATAGTATATTATTGATAAGCTGTATTTGCTGGCTAGGGATAGGTGGCAATTTGGCGAAAATACAGGCTGCCGAAGCAGGTCAGGATGCAGTTGCGATAGGCCCTGAAGACTTTGTTCTCGTAGAGGGAGGCACTTTTACGATGGGCTGCAAGGCGGGGCGTGATAGAGATTGTGATGATAATGAAGTAGCCCATGAAGTGACCCTTTCGGACTTTTATATAGGGAAGTACGAGGTGACACAGGCCCAGTGGCGGCAAGTGATGGGAAGCGATCCGCCTAAACTCTACCATACGGGCTGCGACCAATGCCCCGTAGAGAGCGTAAGCTGGGATGATATTCAAGAATTCCTGCAAAAACTAAACACCCAGACGGGGGAGCACTACCGTCTGCCTACGGATGCGGAGTGGGAATTTGCGGCCCGCGGCGGCAACCAAAGCCAAGGTTATTGCTACAGCGGAAGTCACGATGTTTTAGAGGTGGGTTGGTGCAGAAAAAACAGAGAGCGAGGGAGTACCCCAGGTCTTGATTCTACGACCCATCCCGTCGGCCTCAAAAAAGGAAATGAACTAGGCATCTATGATATGAGTGGTAATGTGGAAGAATGGTGCGCTGATTGGTACAGCAAATACCTCAATTTAGCAGAAGAAAATCCACGCGGACCCGAATCCGGTTCTTTTCGGGTTAAGCGTGGAGGCTCATGGTACAACGAACCGGCCGAGTTGCGTTGTGCTAATCGCAGCGTTCTTGGGCCAGAGATCAAGGGTAGTAATATAGGTTTCCGGCTGGTATGGGCAGGCAAGGAAACGGCGGATTAG
- a CDS encoding caspase family protein, with product MDHRAGRQPSDNKAQNTAASAGMTYLLGIGINTYEHWGNLNNAVRDVEAIANILQQNYGVTLWKLLRNEEATRKQILRDLKALMKEVKAPDSIIIYYAGHGHIDKDTQLGAWVPTDSENEDTDLYIPNSTLRDFFQVAKAQHVFFISDACFSGSLLQERRSAAEEMVLTELAARPSRWVMCSGRHDEAVADGPLGGHSPFAQAIIDELTYNQNPGLNAAALAQKVQLQSKQYYKDQLSDYGPVYNTGDKRGQLVLWRDGVVAPPPISTEPSVSPGEKEPERGPTKGSPTTKTTIPMTLADFTRKVKNYLAEDNARAALKFMAASLREDASEQDTIILQLARVNRLQRGIDEGTINKDNAETDGNRINAAIKSLANNIEAEDLREDVFIEEEPDQTAPSLIVQLSDAERSGIEKAIELHTKVINALRKKLALEDDPIRQIRYEEQLAEKEAELSVLKAKLD from the coding sequence ATGGATCATCGCGCAGGTCGTCAACCTTCTGATAACAAAGCACAAAATACAGCTGCTTCCGCGGGCATGACCTATCTGCTGGGTATCGGGATCAACACTTACGAGCATTGGGGCAACTTGAATAACGCGGTGCGGGATGTAGAAGCGATCGCGAATATTCTTCAACAAAATTACGGCGTAACGCTGTGGAAATTACTGCGCAACGAAGAAGCCACCCGCAAGCAGATCCTCCGAGACCTGAAGGCTTTGATGAAAGAAGTAAAGGCCCCAGATAGCATCATTATCTACTACGCCGGACACGGGCACATTGATAAGGACACCCAATTGGGTGCCTGGGTGCCCACCGACAGCGAAAACGAAGATACAGACCTCTATATCCCCAATTCTACCCTGCGAGATTTCTTCCAGGTAGCTAAAGCCCAACACGTGTTTTTTATCTCCGATGCCTGTTTTTCCGGCAGCCTCTTGCAGGAGCGCCGCAGCGCAGCGGAGGAGATGGTGCTGACCGAACTAGCCGCTCGCCCCAGCCGCTGGGTGATGTGCTCGGGCCGCCACGACGAAGCCGTTGCTGATGGCCCACTGGGCGGACACAGCCCCTTTGCCCAGGCCATCATTGACGAGTTGACCTATAATCAAAACCCCGGTTTGAATGCCGCTGCTTTGGCTCAGAAAGTTCAGCTACAAAGCAAGCAATACTATAAAGATCAGCTTTCTGATTACGGGCCGGTTTACAATACCGGGGATAAACGGGGGCAATTGGTGCTTTGGCGGGATGGGGTGGTAGCACCACCACCAATATCTACTGAACCTTCCGTCTCACCAGGGGAGAAAGAACCGGAGAGGGGACCTACTAAAGGTTCTCCTACTACTAAAACAACCATACCTATGACACTTGCCGATTTTACGAGAAAGGTGAAAAACTACCTGGCCGAGGATAATGCCAGGGCAGCACTGAAATTCATGGCCGCCAGCTTGCGGGAGGACGCCTCTGAGCAAGATACTATTATCCTGCAGCTGGCTCGGGTGAATCGATTACAACGGGGAATAGACGAGGGCACCATCAACAAGGATAACGCAGAAACGGACGGTAACCGAATTAATGCGGCCATCAAAAGCCTGGCAAACAACATCGAAGCAGAAGACTTGCGGGAGGATGTTTTTATAGAAGAAGAGCCTGACCAAACGGCCCCATCGCTAATCGTGCAGCTATCGGATGCAGAACGAAGCGGAATTGAAAAAGCGATTGAATTACACACAAAAGTCATCAATGCCCTGAGGAAAAAGTTGGCCTTGGAGGATGATCCCATTCGCCAGATTCGCTACGAGGAACAGTTAGCAGAGAAGGAAGCGGAGTTAAGTGTACTTAAAGCAAAATTGGACTAG
- a CDS encoding SUMF1/EgtB/PvdO family nonheme iron enzyme: protein MAHPVAFVQDLKDRLTKVGIIKVIRALKEKLPKGNPRYDLLLRIESEYNDLRELMLEGTISDENLRTRKAQIEKRLIELLNLLSAADFDPETRHTRIAKEQKVKKGHVLYRIPNKMQVKKEYRCLVRIAFTKEMVLSGLELDDDVEIRSEVRISDRMQVSLIDPQREPVFEIRTTSQSEQIIDTDEATEWRFFVMPLVSGEHFLELKVQIVFHIDGKDVVREKTLEESVVIVTEAPDVAEEAPFKTAVGDLNVPGDLELFTPTNEGIKSKKGLLSGALRWMALSMALLMGVTSAYAYGPKSFQEKIDWPITRYIKDSEEGYVNFLKEHKKSKHVETAVFRKAKAIERDLPSQPEKALDAMAVYLESFGGTGKYLDEAYWTMGQLSQEPDYYQQYLELKGELPKDSAAKAAVAKLEPRLWESVQMQSSVIQLDRYLRLYPSGEHRQEALLKLTDSTVWQQPATLPPGIPVDTAKVNWQNRLQAYAAELPAEDALAKQTLLARSENVVLPKVTNSAAVVNTNTDPQSTAPQEAVQETTPASTPTVAPATEQTTATPATQGQQPPCPDADKDTICDDKDNCPETPNTNQADTDRDGIGDACDECLATKGIKELKGCPKKIVEGTASAATLADIAANMVRVAGDTFTMGCQEGRDTDCFDDEKPPHEVTLSSFSISKYEVTQAQWRAVMGSDPPALYNKGCDQCPVEGVSWNDTQEFLQKLNAQTGQNYRLPTEAEWEYAARGGTKSQGYLYSGSNTIGEVAWYYENHEQGNTHGAEKTTRPVGGKKPNELGLYDMSGNVYEWCSDRYGEDYYENSPQQNPRGPEEGSYRVDRGGSWYDAPEFCRSANRNGNTPTNRYDTVGFRLARS, encoded by the coding sequence ATGGCACATCCAGTCGCGTTTGTACAAGATTTGAAAGATCGTTTGACCAAGGTGGGGATCATCAAGGTGATCAGGGCCTTGAAGGAAAAACTGCCCAAAGGGAATCCTCGTTACGATCTTCTCCTGCGGATTGAATCCGAATACAATGACCTGCGTGAACTGATGTTGGAAGGGACGATTTCGGACGAAAATCTGCGCACTCGAAAGGCACAGATCGAAAAACGCCTGATCGAATTGCTCAACCTCCTCAGTGCCGCTGATTTTGATCCTGAGACGCGCCATACACGCATTGCCAAAGAGCAAAAGGTCAAAAAAGGGCACGTGCTGTACCGCATCCCAAACAAGATGCAGGTGAAGAAAGAGTATCGCTGCCTGGTGCGCATTGCTTTTACCAAAGAAATGGTTTTAAGTGGTCTTGAACTGGATGATGATGTGGAAATCCGTTCCGAAGTGCGCATCTCCGACCGGATGCAGGTCAGCCTCATCGACCCGCAGCGGGAGCCCGTATTCGAGATCCGTACCACCAGCCAAAGCGAGCAAATCATTGACACGGACGAGGCGACCGAATGGCGATTTTTCGTGATGCCCCTGGTGAGCGGTGAGCATTTTCTGGAACTGAAAGTGCAGATTGTTTTCCATATCGATGGCAAAGACGTGGTGCGGGAGAAAACCCTCGAAGAGAGTGTCGTGATTGTCACGGAAGCCCCTGATGTAGCAGAAGAAGCCCCTTTTAAAACCGCCGTTGGCGATTTAAACGTTCCTGGTGATTTGGAGCTTTTTACGCCAACGAATGAAGGCATCAAAAGCAAAAAGGGTTTACTTTCGGGTGCGCTGCGTTGGATGGCCCTGAGTATGGCGCTGCTGATGGGCGTTACCTCTGCCTATGCTTACGGCCCTAAATCATTTCAGGAAAAAATCGATTGGCCAATAACCCGCTACATCAAGGATTCCGAAGAAGGCTATGTGAATTTTCTGAAGGAACATAAAAAAAGCAAACACGTAGAAACAGCCGTGTTCAGAAAGGCCAAAGCCATTGAGCGCGACCTGCCCTCGCAGCCGGAAAAAGCCCTGGATGCAATGGCTGTTTATTTGGAATCCTTTGGCGGAACGGGCAAATACCTCGACGAAGCCTACTGGACCATGGGACAATTGAGCCAGGAACCCGACTACTACCAACAGTACCTGGAGCTGAAGGGAGAACTGCCCAAGGACAGCGCCGCCAAAGCAGCGGTCGCTAAGCTGGAACCGCGTTTGTGGGAAAGCGTGCAAATGCAGAGCAGCGTTATCCAACTCGATCGCTACCTGCGTTTGTATCCGAGTGGGGAGCACCGCCAGGAGGCTTTACTAAAATTAACTGACAGCACCGTCTGGCAACAGCCAGCTACCTTGCCACCGGGTATTCCCGTGGATACTGCCAAGGTGAACTGGCAAAATCGCCTACAGGCCTACGCCGCTGAATTGCCCGCCGAGGATGCCCTCGCCAAGCAAACACTGCTGGCGCGGAGCGAAAATGTGGTACTGCCGAAAGTCACTAACTCCGCTGCGGTGGTAAACACGAATACGGACCCACAAAGTACCGCGCCGCAAGAAGCCGTGCAGGAAACTACTCCCGCAAGCACTCCAACAGTAGCGCCAGCCACGGAGCAGACGACCGCAACACCCGCTACCCAGGGGCAACAGCCACCCTGCCCCGATGCCGACAAAGACACTATCTGCGACGATAAGGACAACTGCCCGGAAACGCCCAATACCAACCAGGCAGATACCGACCGCGATGGCATCGGAGATGCCTGTGATGAGTGCCTCGCAACCAAGGGGATAAAGGAGTTGAAAGGTTGCCCGAAAAAAATAGTAGAGGGAACTGCGTCGGCCGCCACCCTCGCTGATATCGCCGCCAACATGGTACGCGTAGCGGGCGATACCTTCACCATGGGCTGCCAGGAAGGCCGCGATACGGACTGTTTCGACGACGAAAAACCGCCGCACGAAGTGACGCTCTCTTCTTTCTCCATCAGCAAATACGAAGTGACCCAAGCGCAGTGGCGGGCGGTAATGGGTAGCGACCCACCTGCGCTTTACAACAAAGGCTGCGACCAATGCCCGGTAGAGGGCGTAAGCTGGAACGATACTCAGGAATTTCTACAAAAACTGAATGCGCAAACGGGCCAGAACTACCGCCTGCCTACGGAAGCGGAATGGGAGTATGCTGCGCGCGGCGGCACTAAAAGCCAGGGCTACCTGTACAGTGGCAGCAATACGATAGGAGAGGTGGCCTGGTATTATGAAAATCATGAGCAGGGCAATACGCATGGCGCAGAAAAAACGACCCGCCCCGTAGGCGGTAAAAAGCCGAACGAACTGGGGCTGTATGATATGAGTGGGAATGTATACGAATGGTGCAGCGATAGATACGGGGAGGATTATTACGAAAATTCGCCGCAGCAAAATCCGCGTGGGCCGGAGGAGGGCTCGTACCGTGTGGATCGCGGCGGTAGCTGGTACGACGCTCCGGAGTTTTGCCGCTCCGCTAATCGGAACGGGAATACGCCGACTAATCGTTACGACACTGTCGGCTTCCGCCTGGCCCGCAGTTAG
- a CDS encoding GxxExxY protein, with protein MYKNDLTYKIIGCAMKVHNTLGPGFQEVIYQRCLKIEFLKADLSFAREQEHEIFYEGTHVGTRRADFVIENEVVLEIKAVVALQDVHLAQAKNYTVAYDFPLGVLINFGGKSLEYKLLFNPKYNKDAPE; from the coding sequence ATGTATAAAAACGACCTTACCTATAAGATTATCGGCTGTGCTATGAAAGTGCACAACACATTGGGTCCCGGTTTCCAAGAGGTGATTTATCAACGATGTCTGAAAATAGAGTTTTTGAAAGCCGATTTGTCGTTTGCCAGAGAGCAAGAACATGAGATTTTCTATGAGGGCACCCATGTAGGTACTCGCCGAGCAGATTTTGTGATAGAAAATGAAGTGGTGCTGGAAATCAAAGCTGTGGTAGCTTTGCAAGATGTTCATTTGGCACAAGCGAAGAATTATACAGTCGCTTATGATTTTCCGTTGGGGGTGCTTATTAATTTTGGTGGCAAAAGTTTAGAATACAAACTGCTGTTTAATCCGAAATACAATAAGGATGCACCAGAATGA
- a CDS encoding formylglycine-generating enzyme family protein has protein sequence MKTNTLFLLVLLCSGCMSIQRKNAESTGATESTLFFISGGTFEMGSGAQYDETPHMVEVSDFYLGRTELTFGEYDAFCEATNREKPIDEGWGRGQRPVINVGWYDALAYCNWRSEQEGYTPVYTINGEEVAANWDANGYRLPTEAEWEYAAREGGKNVRFGNGKDIADPAEINFDGTEDFKTDYSVLGQYRDQTVPTGSLNSPNALGLHDMSGNVLEWCWDFYSRNYYKESPPKDPLGPASGDDRVVRGGSWNGNPRLCLAASRNSWGPMSPALHVGFRLARNGG, from the coding sequence ATGAAAACCAATACCCTCTTCCTCCTCGTGCTCCTCTGTTCGGGATGTATGAGCATTCAGCGCAAGAACGCCGAGTCTACGGGGGCTACTGAAAGTACCTTGTTCTTCATCTCTGGCGGCACCTTCGAAATGGGCAGTGGTGCACAGTATGACGAAACGCCCCACATGGTAGAAGTGAGTGATTTCTACCTGGGGCGCACCGAGCTGACCTTTGGGGAATACGATGCTTTCTGCGAAGCAACGAACCGCGAGAAGCCCATTGATGAAGGTTGGGGCCGTGGCCAGCGGCCGGTCATCAACGTAGGTTGGTACGATGCGCTGGCTTATTGCAACTGGCGCAGCGAACAGGAGGGCTATACGCCAGTATACACCATCAACGGCGAGGAGGTAGCCGCCAACTGGGACGCCAATGGTTATCGCCTGCCGACTGAGGCGGAGTGGGAGTATGCCGCCCGGGAAGGCGGTAAAAACGTACGCTTTGGCAATGGAAAGGATATCGCCGACCCCGCCGAAATTAATTTTGATGGGACGGAAGACTTTAAGACCGACTACTCTGTGCTGGGGCAATACCGCGACCAAACGGTGCCTACAGGCAGCCTGAACAGTCCTAATGCGCTGGGCTTGCACGATATGAGTGGCAACGTGCTGGAATGGTGCTGGGATTTTTACAGTAGGAACTATTACAAAGAATCACCACCAAAAGACCCGCTTGGGCCAGCTTCGGGTGATGACCGTGTGGTTCGTGGCGGCAGCTGGAACGGCAATCCGCGGCTCTGCCTGGCAGCTAGTCGCAACTCCTGGGGACCGATGAGTCCTGCTTTGCATGTTGGTTTTCGGCTGGCGCGGAATGGGGGTTAG